A part of Myxococcus landrumus genomic DNA contains:
- a CDS encoding cupin-like domain-containing protein: MSAETSRLALEWQVWLVENLALGVTREEACEALVGAGVGEEVAKEEVARVEAHPFFQACQRVGRRYGWMESVMDVYSSLHRQSGRHTALERRDNLSGEEFFARYYFGHQPVVLTGLMKDWPALGRWTLPYLAERSGDAEVEVMTRRESNPDHAPEPEKHRETMLFRDYVHRVATGGETNDYYMVPRNENWQRDGLKPLRDDVRAPRGIIDAQLRPDMMTLLLGPAGTVTPLHHDNMNVLLAQVTGRKHIKLIPSFQRHLMYPRYGTFSHVDAAHPDADRFPLYSEAHVVEAVLEPGELVFIPVGWWHWVRALDVSASVTFHHFLVPQGNTYLPTPH; encoded by the coding sequence CTGGGCGTGACTCGGGAAGAGGCTTGCGAGGCGTTGGTCGGCGCGGGCGTGGGCGAGGAGGTCGCGAAGGAGGAGGTCGCGCGCGTGGAGGCGCATCCCTTTTTCCAGGCGTGCCAGCGCGTGGGGCGGCGCTACGGGTGGATGGAGTCCGTGATGGACGTCTACAGCTCGCTGCATCGGCAATCGGGGCGGCACACGGCGCTGGAGCGGCGGGACAACCTGTCGGGGGAGGAGTTCTTCGCGCGCTACTACTTCGGCCACCAGCCGGTGGTGCTGACGGGCTTGATGAAGGATTGGCCGGCCCTGGGACGGTGGACGCTGCCCTACCTGGCCGAGCGCTCGGGGGACGCGGAGGTGGAGGTGATGACGCGGCGGGAGTCGAACCCGGACCACGCGCCAGAGCCCGAGAAACACCGCGAGACGATGCTCTTTCGCGACTACGTGCACCGCGTGGCGACGGGCGGAGAGACCAATGACTACTACATGGTGCCGCGCAACGAGAACTGGCAGCGGGATGGCCTCAAGCCGCTGCGGGACGACGTGAGGGCGCCGCGCGGCATCATCGACGCGCAGCTGCGGCCGGACATGATGACGCTGCTCCTGGGCCCCGCGGGCACCGTCACCCCGCTGCACCACGACAACATGAACGTGCTCCTGGCGCAGGTGACGGGGCGCAAGCACATCAAGCTCATCCCGTCCTTCCAGCGCCACCTGATGTACCCGCGCTACGGCACCTTCAGCCACGTGGACGCGGCACACCCGGACGCGGACCGCTTCCCGCTGTACTCGGAGGCGCACGTGGTGGAGGCCGTGCTGGAGCCCGGCGAGCTCGTCTTCATCCCGGTGGGCTGGTGGCACTGGGTGCGCGCGCTCGACGTGAGCGCGTCCGTCACCTTCCACCACTTCCTCGTCCCGCAGGGGAACACGTACCTGCCCACGCCCCACTGA